The Manihot esculenta cultivar AM560-2 chromosome 11, M.esculenta_v8, whole genome shotgun sequence genome includes a region encoding these proteins:
- the LOC122725049 gene encoding uncharacterized protein At3g28850-like: MDAGYLDEIQMITCSKKVRLPAVFLGGKYVGGAEVIKEMNESGELSKLIGGLPFVGNNSFCDVCGELRHVLCAQCNGSHKIYSEKHGFTTCTSCNVNGLVKCGLCYPVNRRRMSI, encoded by the coding sequence ATGGATGCCGGGTATCTCGACGAGATACAGATGATCACATGTTCTAAAAAGGTTAGGTTACCTGCAGTTTTCTTAGGTGGGAAGTATGTTGGTGGGGCCGAGGTGATCAAGGAGATGAATGAGAGTGGTGAGTTGAGTAAGCTGATTGGTGGGTTACCCTTTGTAGGAAACAATAGTTTCTGTGATGTTTGTGGAGAGCTGAGACATGTTCTTTGCGCACAGTGCAATGGCAGTCATAAGATCTACTCTGAGAAGCATGGGTTTACGACCTGCACATCGTGCAATGTAAACGGTCTGGTTAAGTGCGGCCTATGTTATCCCGTGAACCGGCGGCGAATGTCAATTTAG